The sequence below is a genomic window from Halococcus saccharolyticus DSM 5350.
ATCGGCCTCGTTCCCACGAGCGTGCTGGAAGAGATACGACGGCGTCCACATGATCGGGATGATGCTGTTGAACGCCGCAGCGACCGCGCCGACCAGGAACACCGTCCGCGCCCACTCGCCGATGACGTTCCCGAGCGCGCGTCCCGGGGTGAGAAACGTTTCGAGTTCGGTGTAGCCCGCCGGCCGGAGGACGGCGGCCGCGAGGACCAAGATCGCGATCGTGGTGATCCCGCCGACCGCGTAGCCGATCCCGAGATCTCGTCGCATCGGGGCGATATCCGACCGCCCGGTCCAGCCTTTCTCCGCGACGAGGTTCGATTCGAGGAAGAAGTTCGGCCAGAGCGCGGTCGTGCCGAGAATCGACGCCACGAGCGTGAGCGCGCCGACGCCGGGAACGCTCGGGACGAACCCGGTGGCGATCGCCGACAGTGGCGGGGCTGTCGTGCCGGTGACGACGAGATAGACGATCAGCAGTCCGATCATCATCGCGGTCATCAACTGCTCGATGCCCTCGTAGTTCAACACGCCGACGGCGACGGCAGCAAATCCCGTGAGGACGGCGAGCGGCATCCAGCCGACCGCGCCACCGACTAGCAAGGAGAGTCCTTTCCCAACCGCGGCGGTCAGCTCGAACGCCCAGAGCAGACAGCCGCTCGACAGAACGACGGCGAGTACGGTCGCGAGCCGCCCGCCGAGTTTCCGCCGGACGAACACCATCAGCGGCTCGCCGAAGATGCCGAGCCGGGCGCTCATGTCCTGTGCCATGAAACCGAGCAACGCTGCGCCGACGACCGCCCACAGCAGCGCGTACCCGAATCGAACGCCGGCCGAACTGGCGATGAATATCGATCCGGAGCCGAAGTAGCTAGCAACCATCACGAACGCCAGCCCGTACTGCTGGAAGAAGCCGGACGTCGTGTCGCGAACCCGCTCTCGATACGATGAGGTAGTACCTGACATGTTCATTTCGAAAACTTCGATCGCCCGAACTGCAGTCCGCGCCGCAACCGGAATTTTCCGTCATCTATCGCCGCAGTGACCGTGACAGTTCGATAGTAGATCGCGTGCCACCTAAGAGCGTTGCTTGCGAACGACTCGTTCCACGGCTGTGCGGTGGTTCAGTGCTCGTCGGTCGACGACGAAAACTACCGTTGACGAGGTGTTTCTGTGGAGTGGAGAGCGAACGGTGTCGGAGAATCGCCAGCACCGCCGGAGGGAGGCGTTCGTCCCGAGACTCCTCTGTGGATTCGATCCTCGTCATCGCCGATACTGAATAGGGCTCGTCACCGACCACTGGTGGATCGGTCGCGGATGGCAACCGACGGCGGGGACGATCGAGGGTGCGCTATTCCTCGCGGCCCGGGATTCCGCGCTCGGTCATCGCGCGCGCATCGAGCACGTCGTCGGCTTCCTCGGCGTCGAGATACTCCTTCTCGACGACGACCTCGCGCACGGTCTTGTCTTCTTTGAGTGCTTCCTTCGCCACCTCGCTCGCCTTGTCGTAGCCGAGGTGGGCGTTCAGCGCGGTCGCGAGCGCCATGCTCCGTTCGACCTGCTCCTCGCACCGTTCGCGGTTGGCTTCGAGCTTGTCGACGAACTTCTCGGCGAAGGTCTCGCTGGCGTTCGCGAGCAGCGCGACCGACTGGAGGGTGTTGTGGGCGATGACGGGTTTGTATAGATTGAGGTCGATCTGGCCGTTCGCCGCGCCGGTCGAGACCGCGGCGTCGTTGCCGACGACTTGGACGTGAACTTGATTCACGGCCTCGGCGACGACGGGGTTGATCTTCCCGGGCATGATCGACGAGCCGGGCTGGTTTTCGGGCTGGTCGATCTCGCCGATGCCGTTTCTGGGTCCCGATGCGAGAAGTCGGAGATCGTTGGCGATCTTGTGCAGCGATCCCGACACCGTACGAAGCGCGCCGTGGGCTTCCGCCATCGCGTCGTGGGCGGCCTGGGCCTCGAAGTGATCGGTGGCCTCCTTGAACGGTAATCCTGTTTCCCCGGAGATGTACTCGGCCGCGCGTTCGGGGAACTCCGGATGGGTGTTGAGTCCCGTGCCGACCGCGGTCCCGCCAAGCGCGAGCTCCGAGAGATTGCGAGTGGTCTTGTTCACGCGGGTGATCCCCTTGTCGATTTGAGCGCGGTAGCCGCCGAACTCCTGGCCCAGTCTGACGGGGGTTGCGTCCTGGAGGTGCGTCCGACCCGTTTTCACCACCGTGTCGAACTCCGCTTCCTTCTCGCCGAGCGCCGTCCGGAGGCGTTCGAGCGCGGGAACGAGGTCGCGCTCGATCGATTCGAGCGTGGCGACGTGCATCGCCGTCGGGATCACGTCGTTCGAGGACTGGCCGAAGTTGACGTCGTCGTTCGGGTGGACAGCTCTGGAACCGACGTCCTCACCGCGGATCTCGCTCGCACGGTTCGCGATCACTTCGTTGGCGTTCATGTTCGTCGAAGTGCCCGATCCTGTTTGGAAGACATCGACCGGGAACTGGCCGTCGTGTTCGCCGGAGATGACCTCTTCCGCCGCCGCGATGATCGCCTCCGCCGTCTCCTCGTCGATCAGATCGAGGTCGCGGTTGGCCTGCGCGGCAGCCTTCTTCACGATTCCGAGCGCGCGAACGAATCGCCGGTCGAAGCCGATCCCGCTGATCGGGAAGTTCTCGACCGCACGCTGAGTTTGTGCTCCCCAGTAGGCGTCCGCGGGGACTTCCATCTCGCCCAGACTGTCGGCCTCGGTGCGGGTGTCCTGATCGCTCATACACGCCCGCTTTGCGCCGGGGTTGGTAAAACTCACGGGAACCGGTCACGCGCTCGCTACGACCCGCCCGGCAGCCATCTCGTCCAGCACTGATCCGTCTCGGCAGTCCGTCTCGATCAGGCGCTACGCTCTTCGTACTCCTCGGGAGTGTACGTCTTGAGTTCGAGTGCGTGGATGTCGGTCGTCATGTGCTCGCCGAGCGCGTCGTAAACCTGCTCGTGTTGGGCGACGAGCGTCTCGTCCTCGAAGGCCGGCGCGACGACGACGGCGGCGAGATGGTCGTCGTCCTCGCCGCGCGGC
It includes:
- a CDS encoding BolA family protein; translated protein: MDTTEVERLIESGIEDADATVTQPRGEDDDHLAAVVVAPAFEDETLVAQHEQVYDALGEHMTTDIHALELKTYTPEEYEERSA
- a CDS encoding Nramp family divalent metal transporter, with the protein product MSGTTSSYRERVRDTTSGFFQQYGLAFVMVASYFGSGSIFIASSAGVRFGYALLWAVVGAALLGFMAQDMSARLGIFGEPLMVFVRRKLGGRLATVLAVVLSSGCLLWAFELTAAVGKGLSLLVGGAVGWMPLAVLTGFAAVAVGVLNYEGIEQLMTAMMIGLLIVYLVVTGTTAPPLSAIATGFVPSVPGVGALTLVASILGTTALWPNFFLESNLVAEKGWTGRSDIAPMRRDLGIGYAVGGITTIAILVLAAAVLRPAGYTELETFLTPGRALGNVIGEWARTVFLVGAVAAAFNSIIPIMWTPSYLFQHARGNEADSASRSFKAIYAVLVGISGFSPLITMFLGLGVIDMIILFPAYNAIVGLPITAVLLFWAVNDEKTMGEHRNTRSLSVINAALVVLAVVSAATSLPGVVDALLSGGL
- a CDS encoding class II fumarate hydratase, whose protein sequence is MSDQDTRTEADSLGEMEVPADAYWGAQTQRAVENFPISGIGFDRRFVRALGIVKKAAAQANRDLDLIDEETAEAIIAAAEEVISGEHDGQFPVDVFQTGSGTSTNMNANEVIANRASEIRGEDVGSRAVHPNDDVNFGQSSNDVIPTAMHVATLESIERDLVPALERLRTALGEKEAEFDTVVKTGRTHLQDATPVRLGQEFGGYRAQIDKGITRVNKTTRNLSELALGGTAVGTGLNTHPEFPERAAEYISGETGLPFKEATDHFEAQAAHDAMAEAHGALRTVSGSLHKIANDLRLLASGPRNGIGEIDQPENQPGSSIMPGKINPVVAEAVNQVHVQVVGNDAAVSTGAANGQIDLNLYKPVIAHNTLQSVALLANASETFAEKFVDKLEANRERCEEQVERSMALATALNAHLGYDKASEVAKEALKEDKTVREVVVEKEYLDAEEADDVLDARAMTERGIPGREE